A segment of the Macrobrachium nipponense isolate FS-2020 chromosome 1, ASM1510439v2, whole genome shotgun sequence genome:
tcagtgattcttccttatgtaaaggaccgagggtttgtatattgtataggaacaaatcacaatttttggaagtaaattgtatttttcctaactacacaaacctgaggtcctttacatatatgcccacctcatgccacccctcaatctgaacctgggccgaaaggcaaagtggagtgtttacaaccgggcaggctggcctacccgcctgccacacagtagttactgcctaaccacctcgttcaagaatttaatggctgtaATTCCAGCTGCACCGAAAGTAattcttatgtaaaggacctcaggtttgtatagttaggaaaaatacaatttacttccaaaaattgatTTTGCAAAGGGGTCTTGGGAAACAAACCTgtgtaaaaagagagactactgtacatatatactagTTCATCTTATTTCTGtttgacaaaatctctctctctctctctctctctctctctctctctctctctctctctctctctctctctctctctctctctctctcatgtgcttTTGAAAATTGAGATTATGTGGTTATAGTATCTGGTACAGATACTATATCATacatgattgtaaataaagtaGTGTAGTATTCAGATTGTCAGTGAATCTCAAATATATGCCATATTTTCCAGCTCCCTTACTACATTGATGGAGATGTGAAAGTAACCCAGAGCAATGCCATTATGCGGTACATTGCAAGAAAGCATGATCTATGTGGCAAGACTGAATCTGAGAAAGTCCGTGTTGATATTATGGAAAACCAGTCAATGGACTTCAGGAATGGTTTTGTTCGACTGTGCTATGTAGATTTTGTAAGTATTGTATGATTTTGCATTTTGGGGTGATCATATTCAGAGAAGTTAAAAAATGTttctgatctttatatatataatatatatatagagatatacacacacacacatatttatatatttatatttatatttgttgctGATTGTTTGAGACTTAGTTGACTTGGAAATAGTTTTCATAATCtgttgaaatatatcttttagGATACCCAGAAGCAGACCTACTTAGAGGCTTTACCCACTACATTGAAGCTGTTCTCAACATTCCTTGGTGAACAACCCTGGTATGCTGGTGATAATGTAAGTAAAGTATTGAGTGTACATGGtaaaaattgtttcatattttatatattattatgtcaaactctttattGTTATGAACAATTAAGGAACACATTAGTATGTTTGTAAGTTACATCTGTGTTGTTTATAGTTGGGTTGTAAAGTTCTggtgggtgccttcccatgttggggtggttgggaatgagaaagctgaccaacttgcaaaatTGGCAGTCAGCTCCcaagaacccacaagatgcctactgccATTTCAGGATTTATATCCTCTAGtgggtcagagaattaaaaaaatgttggcagtcccaatgTGAGGATATTTCAACTAATAAAAAATGCACAGTATCacatcatcagtgtctccttggtcatatccctgTTTGAAGGGTTTTTTGGTAGAGGATAGGTAAatgaaattccatccaaaaggttttttttttttttttaagaaattactATATCGCACAGTACACGTGCACCCAATAGTGCCATTGTTTACgcgtgggagttttcaccatcctgtgtgtaattttaaactttttcaagttattaaaacctttttaatgttttatttatccataagatcAATTTCCTATTAGAAAAATTTACAGTATAGTATACataaaaagtattgaaaatgggtagtataaaaaaaagtttgactgggtaagttgttttttgccttggccctaatggaattattcccataaggtatgtgtttcAAAATCTGCGAATTTCCAACTCTGCGAGCCCGTGGATGGACCAAACGCTCATATAATTGGGGACcgtggagtgtgtgtgtatatatatatatacgtacatataaaaatattgaattgTATCCATTTTCATGTCCCTTTGGTAATGGACTATTATGTTTTAGATATGCTAGatataattaatttccattttgtCATTGTTAAGTGGAACGATTTTTGCATGGTGGCTTTCTAAAACCTAAAGCATAGGAGCAGACTTTTAAAGTTTAGTAGTAATTATTTATAAGAGCTGTGGAATAAATCTCACCATAATGATCAAATTTCAGATCACTTTTGTGGATTTCATTATGTATGAACTTATTGATCAGCATCTGCAATTAGACCCAAACCTACTTAAGGATTTCAAGAACCTTGAAGACTTCCAGAAGCGTTTTGAAGAATTAGAACCCATCAAGAAGTACATGGCCTCCTCACGATTCATGAAGTCTCCACTTAATAACAAAATGGCAAAGTTTGGAAACTAACTTTGTTGTGAAGACCAtaaatgttttaactttttttgctTACAATACAAATGTGCAGCATTATAAGTGATAAAAGTTCCTAATTTAGTGAGTACATATAtgctaaagaaaataataatttccagtTTGACGTCTGTTATATTATACTAGGTAAaccaaatatatgataaatattgtttctcggaataatgtaattttgtttttgagaaattatGTGCAAAATTTATTTGAAGGTCTTATTTGAAGACACTGTTTGATATAAACAGCTTTGAAATAAAAGgtttaaagtatgttttattttttatgcctgAACTGTCTTGGTATAATGGAAGAGTAACCTATATTTTGAAGTTGGAAAATTCATATGAGAAGAATAGTAAAGTATatttttgaatgctggttcctggcttcaccaaaccactttcacttccttttgccTGAAGGATGTTGCCTACAGGTCTGGGTGGTGGCTGCTCAGCAatttgtgtagctcatccagtggcCCCTGTCAGGACAGAGTATATCTTAgtcaagatgattgtgtggaggaGAGAATGAGTTGAGTTGgctggcactctctctctctctctctctctctctctctctctctctctctctctctctctctctctctctctctgtgggcagGTTGAAGAATAGACAAGTCACATTGGAACTGCCCTGATACAGGTGAGTGCAGCTGCCATATTGCATTGCATTTTTGTCATGTGCTCCATACAACAGACAAATCTGCTTCTCGGTAGGATTTACTCCTCTCTCGAGATCCCAGAAGGGTGAGGTTTTGGATACTTTCATGTCTATTCTCTCGCGGTTTGTGGCTCCCTACTTTAGAACTCTTAACTTttaggaagggtggtcaggtgggctgaacccccagccagttcagggtacttgtaccaccctccaagtataagtttaacctattgttaagaccgaagtttTGTTCTGCATAATAACTATAGTCTGTCCAGAATGTCATGAAACATAGAGTAGGTTTCAGACGTTGCTGCTTAGtgccaatttcattcattaaatctcACTTAAGGCAAAAAAACAGTATATTTGGCATACACTTTGCCACATCTCTCTCTGTGTCAGGTAAGTAGCTTATCACTTTGGTTCTGATACCCAAGCATGATGGATTAAGATGGAAGGCTCCCCACGGAAGCAATTAAGTGCTCAGACACTAGAAGTCATATTCAATGTCCATGAGTACttcaaattatataaagaatGAAAGTTAAAGCTTTATGGGTAATAAAGCTCGAAAACATTTAGTATATTAAGATTCCAGTATTGTACTGAACTACATTGATCGTAGGGTACggaacattaaattttttttttttttttttttttttttttttttttttttttttcatcggagATGGATCTCTTAAAAGTTGTAGAAAAACTGTGATATGTATTAAAGGACACTTACTTGTCTCCTGTACTTTATATGGTGCTCGAACTCTTcctaagaaatttatttttacatgaatgtttttaaaataaacaaagcaatcaACTTCGAGCTGTCTTCGAAACACAAGGTCAACTTAATCCACAACAACCATTCAGCTTTTGTGTGACTAGAAAGATTCAGATTATgggattcaaaggaaattttacaaCCGTATTAAAGGACCCGGAATGGAAGGATGCTGGGATTAGCTTGAGTCAGATTAAAAGTCTTGAAGTTAGGCATGGTCACAAACCTACTCGATGTTTCATGACATTCTAGACAGACtataatgacaaatttttaatcaatttgtctCCCTCTTTTTAGGACCACCTTGAAGTGGTGAGGGGACTCTCGAACCTCAAAAATTTCTTCTTAGGTTTGAACCCAAgagtagagatgtgtatttctggtgatagaagtttactctcgacgtggttcagaagtcgcgtaaagccgttggtcccattgctgaataaccactggttccatgcaacgtaaaagcaccatacaaacaaacaaatgataatCCATCCAAAAGCCCCACTTTTtcaaatgtaactaaaaatcaagacatcaatcagcacaataacaaacaaggaaatataaacatagaaactaaTTCTTATGTCAGTAATACCAAGACCCAAAATAAGCGTAATATTATACCCACCAATACCACTTCTAACATTACAGATTCAGGTATCCATGATGAAGAATTGCTAATGGAAGAGGAAtcaaataataatggtaatcacTGAACTGAGAAGAAAATACGTACTGGAACGAACCCCGTCTAAGATAAAAATCCAAAATTGATAATCAACTAGTTTAAAGAAATGCCAGCTACAgcagaacattaaaaaaagaattatattaacTTCATCACAAGTGAAAATACACATTTATGCTCATTCCCAATCATACAACCAACATTTGGACAGTAAAGAATCAATCACTTTACAATTCCCAAAGGAAAATACTAAAGATAGCATTCCCTTATATaagactaatgaaaatcataccattcaACAGACCAAAATAGCTATCacaccccaaccatccacaaaacCCAAATATTCCACTAAAACCAATAAAGCAAATAACCTCAAACCAGCATTCCTTATTACTATAGAAAAGGACCAAtagatttagaaaataaaatacttcACAACCAATAGCTAACACCACCAAATATGCTTCGTTatgtggttgtaatgagtgcATCATAGGCACGTACTTATAACCAACTAACCAAGACAGAAGACAGTACAAAAttgtatagataattttattaaatGAGAGAAATGCCATTCAACACGTAAACATGAGAATGAATTACGTTCTGAacccttaaaatacaaaaagttaattatataaaataaaatgtacattaatatttaataatgaaaacaaacaactgctgaatctaataaccaaTATACAAATACAGCAATTAAAACGCCACAAATCAATTTAAATGCATGTAAACTTAAAGGCAAAGTAAAATCTGCAATCAATTTACAGattttaacaccaattcctccaaataatggaatatgaaattattcaatggaacataaatggacTCTTAAATcaactacgtctgggtgaattgcAAGAATCCTACGAGACCACAACCTAATATGTTTACGTATACCTACAACACATAGGATCTAACCCCACAAACATTCGACAGCAAATTATtgcttgttattcaccaactgataaTGGAAAACTAGGCACAGGAATATATACATCGGGGAGCAGATAGGAATCACCTTGTGAGGACTAGAGAGTAAAGGCATGTCCAcatgagcgggcctgatcggcgtgctccgggtttgacgggcaaattctggcgggcttacccgtgagcgttgtccacacgggtgaggggatggagaggtgggcgtgcctgacgatgccagtagtgtgttcagtgcggtacgatgaACATTGTGCCTACCGCAAACAAGATGATagcgtagcatgataattgcgttgtgtgtgatgaaaagaagagaatatggtgcaaagaatggctcggtaaaagaaatgtatatgggtCGAAGCTCAaaccatcgggcaccaccatggtgattttgccacAAGACCCATCGGGAAATTTGACTGTTTGcctgtcaagtgtgcccgttagaggggaagtccgccgatcaggcccgatcgtgtggacaggcctttagacagGTAGCTGgatactgataatttattacagacgaactggTTTGACAGACGGGTACGGATGGAATGGTAGTGACAGTTACGCTTgcatgaacaaacataaacaaaagggagGGCCGCCCCTCCACCCCCGTgcatgtgtttcttcacagacgaaaatacatgaataatattacatagagggaacagATTCCGGACATATAtgcatcaaaagaaagggcgtaaGATCTCTACAGAATAGGTAAAGGAATAACGTGTCTTGATAATGAGAtgcaatgaaaatatagaaaaagcattgtccttacaaatgctccccccccccccagacaatgattatggaataattattggatgaaaaatatcttggaggcaggaggtgaccccgtgtccttgtgacacttaTTGTCGGGTGTCGTTGAATGTAAAGTCCTTCGGCgttgctggctgacaggatgcctcccctggtggtTGCCTGGGGGTTTCTGCTATTGACTGTGGGCAACCAAGACTGCGTCGTGTGGGTGGGCCGTGGGGACCCCAAGGTACGCCGGAGGCGTAGATTTAGATTGGGCTGAGGAAGTTCCCAGCTTGGCAGCAGTGTCCGGCGGCCAGCGCAGAACCACAGGTGAagcaggtcgaggaaacccaTAAGTAGTGGCGTCAGCAGGCAAAGGAGGCCCACAGGTGCGGCAGCAGTGTTGGTGGGTCGAGGAGCACTACAGGCGACGGCGTCAGAAGGGCGAGTTGGTCCACAGATATCACAGTGATGTCAGGCAGGCCGAGTGAGTCCCAGGGGCGACGGTGGCGTcggtggaggggggagggttgacgaggcccacaggcagcgatgttgggggggggaggcgagTAGGCCCACTTGTGCGGCGGCGATGACGTCGGATCGGTAAAGCAGGACCCTGGGTGCAGCAGCGGCCAGGAGGTTgcctggggactcgcaggtgtgGCAATGGCGCTGGGGGACGAACGGAGGAGGCTGCAATGTCGGATGGACGTTCTGGACCACCACCtgattttgtgttggctgaccagcacctgACTACCCGTCCTTGAAAAATGCCAAAGCACAATGGGAAGCTGTGCCGTGAtgagtccgttaatggcgttggtgtcaTCCTCGAAGTGGAgtttttcagagacctaaactggcGCCATATTGAGTCTGCTAAAgtttctctgaaggtgagcggctgtAATTAATCCGTCAAAGGCTGGCCCTAAACTGCTGTGTCACCGACCCCAGGAGGTCActagttgtgaggaccagagagtaagacaggtagccgggtactgataatttattacggacgaactgggttgacatagacgggTGCGGACGGAAGGGtagtgaatgtgtttcttcacagacgaaaatacatgaacaATATTACATAGAGGAACTGATTCCcgacataaatacatacaaaaaagggcgtaaaatgctctacagaaTGGGTAAAGGAACAACGCGTCTTGATAAtgagatgcaataaaaaaataaaaaaagcgttGCCCTTACAACCTAATGATCTAATACAAAGCCATAGTGGCATTGAAATTAGCATATGGTAGTAAGGTTTATTCTTCAGCctcaaaatcaaaactaaatattttaaattctGTAATGCTGGAATAAGGATTGCTAGTGGTGCCTTTAAATTGTCTCCAATCCCAAGCCTTTTGGTAGATTCAGGGGAACTGCCTTTGGATTCATGTCATCAGATATCACTTGTTTGATACTGGCATAGAATCTAGAGGATTCCTGACTCATTCACTTGCAAAgcagtttttaatgataaatactTTAGCCTTTATGAACATAATCCACATTATCCAAAACCTTTTGAATACAGTGTTAAAAATTTAGAAGATTATTCTATTCCAAAGGTCAAagtctggtcatttaggtattcTGTTGTGCCACCTTGGAAGCTTCCTTCTGTGGAGCACTGCAGGTTCTTCACTGGTGGCAAGGAAGAAAGGAGTGCTGAGTCGCTGTGCATCTGCTTTTAAGAACAATTGGGGGACCATGATGGTTCAGTCATAGtttttacagatggatccaagtctgaCGCAGGCGTTTGCTATGAAGAtgtatttcccaattttaataagaGTGGAAGGCTGCCAGATCAGTTATCCACTTTTACAGCagtgtgttatacatatatacaatcctAACTGCCCTAAAGAGATTGCCTGTCATTATGGAGAACATTTTGTCATATGTTGCAGTTCACTGAGTGTCTTGTAAGCTATTGGTCATTTTACTGCACTCCATCCTATCATAACtgaaattttagagtggcttcagtTGCTTAAGGTAGCAAAGTATCCTGTTGGTCGCCCCCTGCACATGGTGTAGCAGGAAACGAAGCAGCAGACTTGCTTGCCACAACAGCTGTCAACCAAAGTAATAAAGTTGGGTGTGCACTCCCTGCAAATGATATGTATCCGGTCAATAAATCAGCATTCCTTGATTCCTGGAAATTTGCATGGgagctagaaaaccaaaaaaggaaaaatagctaCCACCATCTTTCCTTGGAAGTATTCATCTATGACTAGGCAAAGGGAAGTAATACTCAGTTGGCTTAGAATAGGTCATACAAAAATGACACTTGGCTTTCTGATGTGTGGGGATTATCAGCCTTATTGTAACAACTGCTTGGTACCAttgacagtcagacacctgatagTTGAGTACCC
Coding sequences within it:
- the LOC135219678 gene encoding glutathione S-transferase Mu 4-like isoform X2 yields the protein MSPTLAYWNIRGLAQPIRLLLEYTGTEFEDKMYECGPAPKFDKSCWFDIKYSLGLDFPNLPYYIDGDVKVTQSNAIMRYIARKHDLCGKTESEKVRVDIMENQSMDFRNGFVRLCYVDFDTQKQTYLEALPTTLKLFSTFLGEQPWYAGDNITFVDFIMYELIDQHLQLDPNLLKDFKNLEDFQKRFEELEPIKKYMASSRFMKSPLNNKMAKFGN
- the LOC135219678 gene encoding glutathione S-transferase Mu 4-like isoform X1, with protein sequence MDTSHGSLVVRATPRDLYSPFELAQPIRLLLEYTGTEFEDKMYECGPAPKFDKSCWFDIKYSLGLDFPNLPYYIDGDVKVTQSNAIMRYIARKHDLCGKTESEKVRVDIMENQSMDFRNGFVRLCYVDFDTQKQTYLEALPTTLKLFSTFLGEQPWYAGDNITFVDFIMYELIDQHLQLDPNLLKDFKNLEDFQKRFEELEPIKKYMASSRFMKSPLNNKMAKFGN